The Sesamum indicum cultivar Zhongzhi No. 13 linkage group LG6, S_indicum_v1.0, whole genome shotgun sequence genomic interval TGGAAGAATTCACTTTGAAGAAGGCTGAGGGCTTTTATGTTGAAGCAGCTGAGGTTATAGAAATCCCAGTTCCAGCTCAGCCTTCTTTTCCTAATGATAATGGGAAACTAATACCTGAAGCATATGAGCTGTTTTTGAAATTCAAGTGCCTCTTTGCTGATGCAATCTTAAGTTTTCAAGATCGAGACAGCAGCCAGCAGTACTTCCAGAATCTCTCACCAGAAGAAGCTTTTGATGTTGTTGAAGTCGAACTTGGATTCATGTTTGATGAGCTTTACACAAAAGCACCTGTCATGCATAAAGCTAGGGGGATTGTCTTCCGAACGACCACTTTCTCTGCAACATTGATTGCCTTTTTGGcttttgttttccttgttGAGAAGAAAGCGTACATGAAGTGTGACTTGATGATTACATTCATGTTGCTGGGAGTAGCTATTTTCCTCGAAATATATGCTGTTTGGGTTTTAATAAACTCAGATTGGACTCATAATTGGCTGAGCAGACGCCATAGGGCAACTTATTCATCATTGATCATTCAGTGGTTTCAACGGTCTAATAAAAGGAGGTGGTCCAAAAAAATGGCTCAACACAGTTTGCTGGATCTTTGTGTTAGGGGCAAATCTGCAGTACGTTTAagacatcaaaattttctttggaAAATCCGAAAGCTATCCTGGATAGATAATTACCTAGAAAAGCACTGGTATAAGACCTTGGTTGATGTATCTCCGGCGCTGAAAGATCTTATTTTCACTGAATTGGCTAGAATCAATAAGCTCGATCCCACAGCTTTGTGGAACCGGAGAGGAAGTTTTACTCTGGAAAACTATGGTAATCTCCATCTTGATTGGACTCAAGAGGTAGAGTTTGACCAGAGAATACTTCTCTGGCACATTGCTACAGATATTTGTTATTCCAAGGAATGGGGTGATGATGAAGAACCCAATTGCACTGAAAGGAAGCAAATGTCAGACCACAGCAAGCACATATCAGACTACATGTTGTATCTTCTCATAGCGTGCCCATTTATGCTGCCAATTGGGATTGGGATGATCAGGTTCCGGGATACATGTGCTGAAGCCAAAGAGTTTCTTGAAGAAAGGAACGTGAGATCTTGCAAAACCACAGCATGCAAGAAGTTGCTCCAGGTGAACACTGAAGTCCCACCAACTAAAGTGAAGGGTGACAGGAGCAAATCTGTGTTGTTTGATGCTTGTAGGATGGCCAAGTTTTTGCTAGCAAGAAAGGAAGACAGATGGGAAATTATAAGTAAACTCTGGGTGGAGATGTTAGCACACGCCGCCAGTCATTGTGGATGGAGACACCATGCTCGTCAGCTTCGAAAGGGTGGAGAGCTCCTCACCCACGTTTGGCTTCTCATGGCACACTTAGGCATCACAGAGCAGTTCCAGATATCTCAAGGTCATGCTAGAGCAAAGCTTATAGTCAAATAGCTTCGCATAACTTTTTCTTGGGACATAgaaacttcaaattttgatcatGAAAATCACTTCAATCTTTTTACCATGTAGTAATAATTTGTATTCCTAAATTTCCATGCTAGAGGAGAGTTGCAATGTTGTAAATGGTGCTGTTCTCAAGAAATTCTCTCTTCCTTCCATTGTGTAAACAAAATCTCCATATTCACAGTGGAATAAGATTTGGCTCTAATATTTCCAGCGGTAGGTATGGTCTCATTTTTCTGACTTTTCCTACATGAAGTGGCATTCTTTTATAGTTTTCAGTTAATATCTGTCATTGTCTCTAATTAGTCTTTGAGTTATTTGCAATTATTGTGCTAGCTGTGGAGAAAAGAACTTTCAGCCAATGAAATTTCTTgcataaagaaattaaaattcttttagtACTTTTCCTACATGAAGTggcattttttatagttttcagTTAATATCTGTCATTGTCTCTAATTAGTCTTTGAGTTATTTGCAATTATTGTGCTAGCTGTGGAGAAAAGAACTTTCAGCCAATGAAATTTCTTGCATAAAGAAACTAAAATTCTTTTAGTACTAATGGTTTGTAATGAAGGAAATAGTAGggtcaaaattttttatcaatatatgcTGCATTTTCCATTTTGACTTAATCAGAAAGGGAACAGAAGccacataaattaattacgaATAGGAGTAAgagttgttttcttttcttgtggATTCTGAAGCGCTGTAACATGAGGACTTCCAAAGGGGTCACCCATCCTCCATCCTACGGCCCTTCTCGAACCAAACACACTCAACTTCAGAGTTCTAATGGGATATAGTACACTAGTGCTTGTATGACTGCACCCAATAAGAGACAATATCGAGATTTTTTGAAGagaattttatatgaatgAGAAGCTTACGTCCATTTTATGAAATCTTACATGTCAGTATGGTAGGCGAATCTCATTATAGTAAATGAAAtgatatttatgttttctctttttggtcGAGCTACTGAAGTCCAAAAACGTACgacatttttattgataacagGTTAATAATTGCCTTCTTGGCTcctacttttgattttttctgcTGTTAGCATTCAGATGCTGGATGTATGGAATAAGATGAATTTGCACCAAGAAGATATTCCTCTAGTGGACGCCACTTCCACAATCAAAtagaagcaaaagaaattacacAAAAGGATGCTGCAGCTTTATTCACACACAAATGATTGATGCAGTACTCAAAGTAGCCTTTATGTAAACCAATGGAGGTAAAAAGTGCGCCTAATATGAAAAACAGATTGAAAAATTCCAACAATCTATTCTCTGGAGGCTACAATTACAGGAAACACTGATCAAGGAAGACATTATATAAAAACGGAAAGATGCTATAGCTGTTACTATCGGGCTCTGGTAGACTTATTATGCTTCTCGATTTGCTTAGTCGGTACGAGTTCCATCAGCTTGTTCCCACTGCCGTAGtcaatataaaagtataagaAGTTGGAAACAAAGTAAAATTGTGAATCAACAGAGAGTAATGGAGTAGAACTTACAGGAAGTGGAGTGAATTTGTAATCCTTGACAGTAATAGACACCTTACGGGGATTATTCATTTCGaaagtttgtttgaatttttcagGCATGTTGGTTAAGATCAAATCCTTGAAGGTTCCCTGCTGCAATAGCCTGCTGGGAATGTTTTCCAGCTTGGAACAACATCTGATGTTGAGCTCTTTGAGTTTCTTCATTGCACCTTCTTCCAACTCCCATTTCTTCAAATCCTTGAGCATCCAGAGTTTCAGAACCTCAAGTCCTTCGAAAGTCCCACGTGGGCAGACGATTTTCTCTCCAAGGTATGAGTTAGCAAAAAGCCTTAGAACGGTTAAGCTCTGGAGCTGGCCTAGGACCGGCATGGGATCCTCGTCTAGTTGTGAGACTGATAATGTGAGAACCTTGATGTTAGGAGGGAAATGATCTATTTCAGGAAGTTTCTCCAACCTCCCCAGCAAATTCATGTGAGAAAGTTTGTTCAAGCCTGAGAATGGCTTCAAACTGAGGTCTGCAGGGCGGCCCGAGTCATCTTTAGATCGCAGCCTCAATGATTGAAGATTTGTTAGCTTGGAAATCCAATCAACCAAATCTTGCATAAACTGAGGTGTAGTGCTAAAACCATTGCTATCTTTATCATCACACTCGCTTAAACGGAACGTTATGCCCAACTCCCTAAGGTCAGTTAACTTGCTTAGACCATTCTTGATGGGGCTATCTTGATCAACCGATAATCCCCAGAGAGTCAGGAGTTTAGGCAAGGAACCAGTATCTGAATGCAGGGGCATATCCTTGTTAAGATGAATCTCATTGAGACTGAGATGGCGAAGATGCTTCAGTTTCCAAATGGAAGGTGGGATTCCATTTATGTATGTGTGCTTCAGGTCTAAAGTCTCAAGGTAGGACAATTCACCTACAGATTTGGGGAGTTTGTCCAAGAAAGTCCACCTcagacccaagtacctcaaGTGAAACAAGTTGCCCAGATTGTCAGGCAAACTAGGCTTGTACACTCCTTCAAGATCAAGCACCCTCAGCAATCCCAACCCCTTACCTATCATGTGGCTAAGCTGCTTCGCTACATCCTTTGCTGGAGTATCTTTTTTCTGGAAGTTAAATGATATGTAAGATCGTAAACATTGATATTCAGAAGGTGTAAGCGAACAGTTGTTGCCATCTGCATACTCAACGAGCCTACGCTTGCCAAATGGACCATCTTCGTTGCAAACTGATCCTTGATGGATATGGAAAAGGCTTATACCCCTGGCCTTGGTTAACAACAAGTCGTGGAGAACTCCTAGCAAACGGCACTTTCTAGGACTTCCATCAGACCGCAATTTAGAAACGGATATCAAGCTGCGCTTAACCAGGTCGTCAAAGTACCCTTGCACCACATCTTCTTGAAATATGTCATTGTTCTCTGGTCTCTTCACGAACCCCTCAGCAAGCCATAAGCGTTGCAGCCTCCGGACTGGAATGTCTAATTCCTTGGGAAATAGCATCATGTAGAGCAGACAGAGTTTCAAATGGGCATCAAGATCGTTGTAGCTGAACATCAAGATGCCCGACGTAGACCAGTTCTCTTGGTTGTCAAGAATTGAAGGCCATTCCTTAATGCCTTTGCCTTTCTTAGTCGACAACAAACTTCCAAGAAGAACAATATTCAGTGGAAGCCCCCTACACACCTCAATGATTCTGTCCTTTAGAGTTGAATTATCAGGACCTTCCTTTAACCCCACTTTTCTCAAGAACAGATCCCAGCTCTCTTCATAGTCCAGCTTCTTGAGAGAGTGCGGCTGTCTCTTTGAATCAGCAAGGCGTCCCAGTTGGTCGTCGCAGGTCGTGATGATTATCTTACTTCCGTTTTGTTCAACTGGAAATACATCTTCAAGACTTTTCCATTGATCTAAACTCTGAACACCATCCAGCACAATCAAGTACCTCTGACCTGTCAACTCCAGCAGGAGCCTCTCTTTGAGAAACTTCTCATCGTTTCTACCATCTTGTTCTTTTGATTTCTCCCCCTGCTTCAGCAAGTTCAGCAGAATGTCTTTGGTTGTAGAATCCTTAAAAATGGTTACCCAAGCACAAGAACCCTTGAACCAGTTCTTCACAATTCTGTTCCCATAAACAGCACGAGCCAACATCGTCTTGCCTGAGCCCAATTCACCTACAACTGTGATAATTCGATCGTCACAGTCGTCTTCTTTGGTCAGCCTATTCAGTAGTTCAGGCACCTCGCGTTCAAATCCAACAATTGATAGCTTTTCCTCATCATATGAATAGTTATACATAAGCCTCGAGTGCTCCAAACGCTCCCAAATGAGTGAAGCATCTCTTCTTGGACTCAATGTGGGACTAACTATGGAAGAACTGATGTTTCTCGGATCATCAACATCACCAAATGGATTCAAATCCAACCCattctcctcttcttcttcgtcCCTGTGATTTTCTTCTTCGTACATCTCAGCAGCATCGTTCACATCAACCCACCAACCAAGGCTAAAGTTGCTCAGTTGGGAACTCATCGATCTGGCGCTAGCATCTTCAAGGCCGGCGGGGGTCTGATGGCCCAGCTTCTTAATTCTCCTCTGGATTTTCTCGAGNNNNNNNNNNGTGAATTTCTTGAGGAAGAGAGCACGGTTCATGAGGAAGCCGAGGCGTTTGCGCTGGCGTGTAATGCGAAGCGCAAACGACTCGATCGAATCCTCCACATCGTACAGATGGTGAAGATAGTCATCAGTCCACTTCTTGATGTCTCCAAAGTCGGTCTCCTTGTCAGCAGCATCAATGAAGTAGCCCCTCATGCTCTCCAGGGCCTCCTGCATCTCCTTCAGCTGACTCCCAATCACTCTGTTGTTAGTAAACGACTCCTCTAAGAGCAAATCCCTTAGTTTCTGAAGTATCACAGAGGCAACTGCATCAACTGCCATTTTCACACTTGTTGAATGTCAGTATTGCAGTCAGTCAGTGAGGACATAGACTTGCAGCAACCATGATGTGAAAGGGTGGTGGAATTTTCATGGAAGAGAGGACGGAAGCAGCAGGCAAGAAGGACGATGATGCCTCACCCtcaattattaaatgaatcaAGACAAGactgggggtgggggtgggggtagACAAGTCCCGCCAATTACTAGCAACATGTGATTTACCGTATTGAGGGATACTTAGGATTTGTGTATTACGAATTCAAGTTAAAAGTTATGTtatttgactaaaaaaaagacatataACACGACTAATAATTAGATAGTAGCactataaattttgaaaataaataatctaaaaaatatattgaaactCTCGTACAAAAgctatattttcaaaatacttttattgGTAAAGAATGCtatgaaattaattgatgaaagtaaaatgaaatgaatggGAGGAcctatttatagaaattgtaaatatatcGTTGAATAGACATGTccaattagaaaatatatctttgaaaagttatgatttttcattcgAATGAACTCGTCAGTTCACCCCAAGGGACGCTTGACAAGTTTGTTTGTGATTTCATCTcagtaagaaaaaaatgagatgaaattaggatgaaattttatttttagtatgtGATATGATATAAAGGTGTATAATGCAATCTACCTCTCCTgtgttatttgaaaatggcAATACACTCGCATGTGAATTTGtttttagtaatttaccttCTAGACATATCAAATTTGTGCCATGCagaaaatagtatatataaatattaatttatatttagattttggaaatttaattcctaaaataaatagttaactaattgatgttaatattattttctaaccAATCAAATGACGCCAAGTGTCATATAAGTGTATCATATCATCTAAATCGAGCAAGTGCAAgtcaatttgaaaataaaatcgtATCATGCCCATATGGAAACATATGCCAAACAAATAATGAAAGGCTAATCAAATCGGGTCATCTCATCAAGTAAATATGGAAAAGTCTTCTACCCTACCACTATAAATAGGAGTGTTATCTAACAATTCAAGGATACACAGAATTGAAGAGACAATcgaaaacaaaagcaaaatagCATTCAAGCAtagtgtttgaatttgttctCTGAGTTTTATGTTgagttttgtggagatagaaagagaaaaataaatataaataagtatgtgttagaggtagtatatatgtttgaatatagttttggagataatttaatataagtattgtatgtttaatgttatgtcaaattatatcttttttatatatatttatgtatatgtatgtacttatgctaaaatatttaaaaacactcaaataaggtgtttttgtaTGATGGCAAACActgggtatgttttgactcatCCGaaagataatttgaaaatgaaaacaaatatagtgAAGAAGTCTCAAATTCTGTCGAGCGAAAATCAAGGAAATCCATGGCAAAGCAAAATCAAGGCATTTGTGGCAGAAATCATCCAAAGTCAACatttaatttgtgaaaaaatcgAAAGACCTACGAGTTGTCAAGAGACAAATTCAGCTTTGTTGAATATCAGAGCATCAAATCTACCAACAAACATTCAAATTCAAGTCAAATTCTCCAAATTCATAGCGTTCAATCCAGGAATAAGTCAAAAGACTCCTAAATTAACGTTATTGAAGATTCGAGTCAACATCGAAGGAGATTAAAACGTCAAGTTCCACCTTCGAAGTTGTTGATATTGAAGATCATGTTTTATATTGAAGATCTTGTACCCACAAGTTATTTGATAAATCCAAAaattctttgtaatatttttcttgtttcaataaattcataaacaCGAAATTTGAGTTACATACctctctaaattttaaaaaatgagcaaagtatcggaaaattataaatgataaattaaaaaataaatttatcttatcaaattaaatcataataagtGATTGATTAGGACGTGCGAtgcataataaatttatgatatatataaataataattgatgatACCCAATTATCATCCGATCATatctaattaaccaaatatACGAATCTTATGATTGAAATGATACGTCCATTCAATAAACTCATTTGAGCCACTCATCTTGCAAAATAATTTGGGGTtagaaatttgtattttgccatatatgaccgttttttagttgatttttcttcttgacaagcatcacatgttgtgcatatgtaaAAAAGTATCACATCACACAACCCTTGAATATCATATTTGTACtgtatgtgatgttttttcgacaaatgaaaaataattacaaatgacaaaatacaaaatttcgcaaagttgatatggtaagttgacaaaaataaaaattaaataccaaaCTGTAAAAATTAAGAACGATTGAAGCAAGAATCATAATTTGGTGAATCTTAAAAAGTATATACGCCacaataaagaagaaaaaataatagtatttcaGTTTAACATCTATAGTTAAACTTgggcattttttaaaatatttgttagttcAGGTACCAATacgatattttataattaaatttgggtGCCAAAATTATTGTGAAAAATCTACTTCCATTGCCAGTGGATTTGTTTTTTGCCAGACATTCCCTCAATTTTGGAGCTCTGACACCAATATCATGTTATACTCGcactaaatataaatataaatatatacattcttacaaaaataagaatatttgttgtttttatatatgaactatcaaattttcaacaaacttataaaattttactctAAGACAGAGTTCAGATCGAGattatattgaaatatattaatttgcaaAGCGATTAGGGTAAGATTTCTTTTATCAAAAAGTAGAGTAGCAGCACAAGGAGACGCCTATGTAAAGGTGTgtcactatttttttgttttcatttagtgcaatcacaattttattagttgTACAATTTCTCTTTAATTGCTATTACGTTTTTCTTAGTTAGCTTTTAGTTGTTAGCACACGTGGAGGGAGTTAGAGAGTTAGTTTACAGACTTCTTGTATATAAACAGAGCTGTAATTCTTTTTCACGGATGAAATGAACAACTTGATTTCTTCTCCAAAATATCTGAAAATGGCTAAACTTTTCTCTCTGGTTGATACCATTTCACAAGTACATTAATTTGCAAAGCAATTAAGGTAATTTTAACGTAAGATAGAGTTTTAACCGTATTATTTGTTGCTCTGAGCTTTACCTTACtcgaaaatttataataatttagcGCAATAA includes:
- the LOC105163796 gene encoding uncharacterized protein LOC105163796, producing MLSTVASALILAERRRLVQVIPGWFIQFLNEWELKVLILLSLTLQILLSTLGNRRKYICKIWIRITLFCAYLLADWVAIVSLGIIAKSTLDDCHKGRNVDNPLDQLMWFWAQFFLLHLGGPDTITAYSLEDNELWLRHLVALVIQTGLAFYILLVALPGSSLLPKLSIFIFVAGLIKYGERLLALFASNSENFRDSMVTEPDPGPNYAKFMEEFTLKKAEGFYVEAAEVIEIPVPAQPSFPNDNGKLIPEAYELFLKFKCLFADAILSFQDRDSSQQYFQNLSPEEAFDVVEVELGFMFDELYTKAPVMHKARGIVFRTTTFSATLIAFLAFVFLVEKKAYMKCDLMITFMLLGVAIFLEIYAVWVLINSDWTHNWLSRRHRATYSSLIIQWFQRSNKRRWSKKMAQHSLLDLCVRGKSAVRLRHQNFLWKIRKLSWIDNYLEKHWYKTLVDVSPALKDLIFTELARINKLDPTALWNRRGSFTLENYGNLHLDWTQEVEFDQRILLWHIATDICYSKEWGDDEEPNCTERKQMSDHSKHISDYMLYLLIACPFMLPIGIGMIRFRDTCAEAKEFLEERNVRSCKTTACKKLLQVNTEVPPTKVKGDRSKSVLFDACRMAKFLLARKEDRWEIISKLWVEMLAHAASHCGWRHHARQLRKGGELLTHVWLLMAHLGITEQFQISQGHARAKLIVK
- the LOC105163968 gene encoding disease resistance protein RPP13-like, which gives rise to MAVDAVASVILQKLRDLLLEESFTNNRVIGSQLKEMQEALESMRGYFIDAADKETDFGDIKKWTDDYLHHLYDKIQRRIKKLGHQTPAGLEDASARSMSSQLSNFSLGWWVDVNDAAEMYEEENHRDEEEEENGLDLNPFGDVDDPRNISSSIVSPTLSPRRDASLIWERLEHSRLMYNYSYDEEKLSIVGFEREVPELLNRLTKEDDCDDRIITVVGELGSGKTMLARAVYGNRIVKNWFKGSCAWVTIFKDSTTKDILLNLLKQGEKSKEQDGRNDEKFLKERLLLELTGQRYLIVLDGVQSLDQWKSLEDVFPVEQNGSKIIITTCDDQLGRLADSKRQPHSLKKLDYEESWDLFLRKVGLKEGPDNSTLKDRIIEVCRGLPLNIVLLGSLLSTKKGKGIKEWPSILDNQENWSTSGILMFSYNDLDAHLKLCLLYMMLFPKELDIPVRRLQRLWLAEGFVKRPENNDIFQEDVVQGYFDDLVKRSLISVSKLRSDGSPRKCRLLGVLHDLLLTKARGISLFHIHQGSVCNEDGPFGKRRLVEYADGNNCSLTPSEYQCLRSYISFNFQKKDTPAKDVAKQLSHMIGKGLGLLRVLDLEGVYKPSLPDNLGNLFHLRYLGLRWTFLDKLPKSVGELSYLETLDLKHTYINGIPPSIWKLKHLRHLSLNEIHLNKDMPLHSDTGSLPKLLTLWGLSVDQDSPIKNGLSKLTDLRELGITFRLSECDDKDSNGFSTTPQFMQDLVDWISKLTNLQSLRLRSKDDSGRPADLSLKPFSGLNKLSHMNLLGRLEKLPEIDHFPPNIKVLTLSVSQLDEDPMPVLGQLQSLTVLRLFANSYLGEKIVCPRGTFEGLEVLKLWMLKDLKKWELEEGAMKKLKELNIRCCSKLENIPSRLLQQGTFKDLILTNMPEKFKQTFEMNNPRKVSITVKDYKFTPLPWEQADGTRTD